The DNA sequence ttacagatctgttcaaacttgtttacttgggttgtttgggtttcacgcaggagagatacgtggtgttgtttcgtgcaatataccttacaggaatgcttattttgtgttagtttacattcagtagttgtgttttgaagtaaaaacattagaaaatgccagtttcttcaaacttgaaggttaattaaaagttaactccaactaaaggtcaagatttacggtcgccacgtggcgactcagttttcaaaattggcgaccccaaaaaatctctacagtcgccaacttttttggggggttatttttattttagatcccAAGAAAAGAATTCTACACCACAGATGCATCAGTACAATaaggattcaccgatagagaccgtactccgactgaatgttgtttattttacaaagcttgcatgtcctttctcactgcctgcctgaatgttggttattttacgttgcttgaatgtttctcttacgcgattcaggcaatgtaaaataagcaaaaatacagtgaattaggaagccatttgcacaagatcagagcgtttgctcctttgtcttgactctgtttttcaagtaattagcgtactataatcatgatttcaggaagacatcattatattttagataaattttgattatgccttcaaagtaattaccttttcacgtttttagtttagttgctcaaattgtatattaaattcaaactttatttttttacatcgtattatacacCTGGGAttatacaaagcttttttttttccttcaggcccattttagaacctgcagattataggccgcccgccGATAATACACAGgaaagtatggttattaaattacagggttcgtacgctccaggAAAACCTGGAATCGCCTGGGAAAAgtcaggaaaatttcaaattttgcctcaaaaaattttttttccaggaaattttgtaccttgagttctaatcttcgtttttatcgatgtttcctggaaaaaaaaatgtaaaaagttttgaggcaaaatgacgctggcaataaaataaaaaaggcgaaccaaaaaaaaaaaacttctgcggacgccatttttgccccttaatagttccaaagaaaaaatttcctagggtgaacaggaattatgcacaaatttaacggGAGAAGAACATTTTCCTTCTTCTAAAGCACAGGCCTGCGGATGGTAGGGTCAATTgagaaaatcgttttttaatcgaaaagtcttttcagctacgaatgaaacgtagtcgccatgtttggtcattcataagatggaagtagacacgatgcttaaatgcctaagattccaaaaacaaagcagaattggatgttttctttaactgtaaactaatgaaaacaacgcaaaatgtgctgcaacttgttttttttattttattttattttaaatatgtaattttcttgagaaatgaaaatttttgttcttaaaacttaatcttatcctcattaccttggacgcaaatgtgctaaaaacttttcaactgaagtgtaatttcatgaagatttaatttttttaaattgttttcatgctacaaattatttcttaatttttgtcgtagccgccatatttggtcatttcaaagatggcagtacacaaaactttttaagtgcctacgtttccgaaaatggcattggatatttattgcaatgcaaactattgataacaacgcaaaatgtgcccttttttccgggtaattcgtaattattttctggaaaaatgcgaaattttatctccagaactttttttttattctaattgatttagacgcttatgtgctgacttaaaactgactattttgtcttataaTTGTACTTTTTGaaggataaattattatttataactacttttatgctactaattcaaaaatctactcacTATCTTAAATTTgttacttagtcgccatatttggtcgtttgcgAGATGGAAGTagagaaaaatttacaaaaacataattagatgTTTAATTTAATGTCTATTGAAAGCAATGTCTATTGAaagtaaatgtgcaaaaaagaaaatttttaattttaatgcaagcatcctttatatgcaaaaggaaaaaaaaaatgattattggcattggctcATGATCGACGGATGTTGACTTTTGTTAGaatgcattatatggtatgcacatcgatgcaacaagttaatcatattcatactgaaaaatagctttgtactttgctcaatatgttttgtgttacatactaataggaaaataaaaagaatcgtaaaccaaaagcggagaaagattgctgctgattacagcaaaacgctaatatgcatgacatatggcatcaaagaaacgttaaaataagttgaaagtacattgtttttaacaaatagtaaacaaatgaaaataatttttaacaaaatgttttttttttttttaacttgtgacagaattttttttttaagaatccaagtttttttttttttttacaagtggaaaagtttcagtttttatgctactttgaacaattttgactattttgaaatattgttacttaaatttaattttgagggaagagagtaacctggaattttctaaaaaaataacctggaaaagtaagggaatttttttttaaccaaaagtgtatgaaccctgtacttttttcaaattctttttctaaaacagttttatgttttgcttaaaatcttgttctgaaaatatgaaaatattatgcaaattttggctctttaaaaaaacaccattatgttatgtttttttacataaatcctcgaaggtcgttccgatcctatttgattcccaattaactcaaacagcctttattctgaaaatcgtcaaaataggaaaaaaaattaatttaaaacttaggCAACATGTTTTTGACTgtacaaagcccccccccccccccgcaccccgTTTTATCATTCCTTTGCCATAGTCAAAGTTCCATGTTTTCCGAtaaatcctgtatttcattaTAAATCCAACATcattaagaaaagaaagaaaaaaatatatatttctataaactatatcttatatttctgctGTGATGTGGACGGTAATACTCCCGATCGATTAGGAATACGTTCCATTGAAAATCGTTTCAACAACGGGGGCTAGtttctatttattcgaataacagttgtaattttttaatcttcaatcgcatcagattaaaatataagccAAATAGCCAGTCCGTTGATTGTTTTCCCTTCATAGTCATCCTAACATGGCGACGCTGCGTATggaacgtagtcgccatgtttggtcatactcttagttcaaataatgcaaaaagaatgattttttttttggaagatattcttggtaaatgccaaattgtatattactggaggaggtttatagttaaatatttttatgccaaaattttttttttcactgtgggaccatggtactgtgtacactactttatttttggcttaatgatttttttttcttatgaaactttaaatGGGTGGAATGAACCATTTGCTTCAGGACCTCCCAACCTTCACCCTATGCCTCTTATATTTCCATGATTAATATAAGttatatttcttgttagcattcctttaccatcactttcataatatttgtttcaaaaaatacaaattgaaatccCCTCTTCCCCACCCCCATTCTTGTACTACAGCGCTGTTTTCGAAACCCGGTAAAACTGGTGGCCATCAAGCTTTTTGGGCctagtggccattggccacttgaaaattttctgaaccttgaggtctaactccaacgtggtgtgtatctgtaacatgccattgtcatatgatgtattgttttagactgagtgtgaatatttataccatataaaaaggtaagttctttattttagaattcaaaaaaaacctctcacttccaaaattctttgtttttacaaatccttgagaggttcttgtagtttttaactttatttttactgtatgtaaattaattttacagaaatagtacggttattttgttctaaaagttaattcttatcgatgccacgaattatttagacattctattaatgtgcctcctttaggtactgaattttatgttaacaattgaaagttctttcggttgtactcttaaaaatgctgaattttattaataaatctgcacaataatggtgcatatttcacacttaaaactgtgtcattattgtacactgaacggaaggagcaacccttgggtgtctccatgaaaatatacataactgtgaccatactccgattgtaatgtatattaacagtcggagggataatggaccgagcggagcgaggtcctggcgagccagaggcctcatagtactttcgtaatgagaccgaggcagggccggcgagccgaggtctcattacgaaagtactatgagaccgagggctcctatcccggagaaatgatggaaaaaaaattaatgcattaatttcgacttgtaattaatacaataatttatttcattgtattttaatatgtttacaaaaaaccccggccctgtacatttttgaagcatatattcgtgatgttttttgttgtgcttttatgttgtttttatatatatagtgttctgaagtgctttgatcatgtttttttatctgattttttccagttggcgctaaaaaagcatcgctaagaacgatgtatgacatatgtcgtcatacatcgttttcttggcgaggctttcttggcgccaacaggaaaaagtcgccaagggtggggtatatcacatcagttccgtttatgatataaaagaaaggccgtatggggacccttgctcgaatattttctgaaattcaagccttaaaaatgcgattgtaaggccatatttttcaatattaggctcagtaatttttgaaataaaagttccaaaaaatgctattttaagcgattttcaattttgttgagtatttgggggcTCTCAGCAGGAAATATCGCAGAAACGAAGATCtggaaactggggggggggggggggggggggagagtttggAGGaacagcattttgaatattttcttatttttagatgaactacgaaacaagaaaaaaaaagaaaagaaataggatggGGGTGGGGAGAGTAGAGCTAGCTAATCAATAAGCtgtaactattgaatatttttcaatagaaTCAAGAGgggaaattgaaaatccttttaaaagccttatactattaataatcaattacaagtattttatttgttaacaaatagaaactggcaacagataaatatttcaaatcattgcttttaatttccttctccgccaacaatgaattcggttaccaatcgcttgAATAAAGGTTTAGcctttatttaaaatctgctttaaaaacataatttgaattctatataacatggacatatattctatcagatgcagaaataaactctttattttgggactaaatttaaaaatttttaaatatgctttcactacaaaaatcacaaaaaccTTACagcggtttttaattaatatattcattaattaatgttatccaaagatgcaacctagctaagaacactctcaatcacctctccttttgaacaaatttttttttccattcggtccatccgtttaggcgctagagtgccacagacagacacagatATGTCAaatttataacccccttcctttatgtgtcgggggttaaaaaataaaataaatgaaacgtgATGTTGAAACTtgaagaaagacagaaaattgcAACAGTTTCAAATCTTTGCCCACGTTGGAAAAATCGACGATCAGGCACTGCTCAGTTATACAATCATTTTGCAAAAGGCCCCCCACAGAATTCTCCAATCGGGCCCCacatttgctaaggctggctTTGTGCAGTTTCCCCTTTacacactattttgattacttttgtgtctattgtttttaataagagcttcaattgaaagTATGGAAGTTTCTTAAAACTTCTGGGAGTTTTGTGAGGCCCTATCTGCGGGAGGCCATCGGCAGCCGCTGCCGACTAGTGCCGCCGCTGCATGTGACCTCTATTAGCCTTATCGATTAATCTTTCCTCCTCGAAGTGACTGGAGAGATGTtcgataaaataataaaactctcTCTCTGGTGTACTGATGGTTCTAAAATGAACGAGTTTGACAAACTGGCCTGTTTTAAGACTGTTTGGGGTTTAGCACATAATATTGCTGACTCGTTCATTTTCATTTCATACTGTTATGAATTAATGCAGTGATGCCCAACCTATGGCCCAGAAAGCTGATCTATGTGGCCCTTGATGTTTAACGTTACGAATTGAAACTATGAAACCAACCAAAACCAACAGCAGAAAATGCTAATCAATAATCCAtttatggggagataacatttccgggcttattgacCATGGTCTAATTGGAACTgaaattccagacgttttggcttgctttgctgcagccatcatcaatggtttgagtttggtgagactgattcctggctccGGTGGCAGCAATATTTAATCAAACTGCTGCAgggctgctggtcctgattggaaggcattctcaagccgctggtggaataagcaagccgaaacgtctggaatttctactccaattagaccacggtcAATAAGctcggaaatgttatctccccatattgacgccggccgtgaaagccttaaacagtatttaacaATCCATTTAGCCtaggaaaacttaaaaaataagccTATTAACACATATTTGAACTTTATCAGTAAGTAAGAAACTGCAAACCATATATaacatggaaaaagaacaaaattttcaaattgttgcAGGAACTTGCTGCAggattttttaatagaaatagtaatctttaaaagaaaagggaaaatattGTTCCTAATCTGATGTGCATGAATTAGGTCAACGTGATGTTAAAGCAGAACTTTGGAGAAGTAAATgacatttttaacataaaaaataacatacTTACAAACAATCTGGGTCAGGAAAGTTTAAGTTGTTGAACTAGCTCGTCGATTCAAATAATACTGCCAAACTGAAACACATAGAGTTAAAACATATAAACAAGCAGCTATGAGGCAGTTGTACGATGCTTGGCTGTACACTCTTTTCACCTGTGTAACAAAATCACCCTCTTCGCTTTCCAATAACTTATCCAAATTTAGATCTTCAGCGAAAGCTACACTgtatgttcccagaaatattccTAATAACACCAACATTATTATACCCCAAACGCTCAATATAGAGCAACATACAGACAGTTTTGGGCCACAAAAACGGAAGGAAACCATGGCGAGTAATATTCAAGAAGAGAATTAACTTAAGATATTCAAATATAATGCCTTTTGACAAATTTAAGATTGGAAAAAGAACGGAGTTTTCACTACAATTGTTTACGTGCGAAGTCAACCCGTGATTGTTTCTGCGGTAAACAGTTAAGGATTGAAACGAATTACTGAAAtcaaaaaaataactttagaataaaaatagcgCATTTAGAGTACAAGATGTTACATTTATCAATGAATTTTCCTGATTTGGACAGTTTTGATaccattttgagattttttttcttgaaagtagTTTTTCTTCGTTATAACTTGCAAAAAGTTGGAGGCTATTTCGCCCTTAGCAACCAATTTGATTACATGTGACCGCAGACCGCATTAAATGGTAAATTGTCGACGTATCGGGAAGctgaagtaaaatattatttcagccTCTTTTACTTTAGTTTAGAATTTGACGGTTCCTAAAATCAAATTCAATTGCCACTTAATtttcaacatttacatttattttttactagtattttgattaaattatgtTCATCGAAACTCTCCATCAGTTTATAGAATGAAATCAAAGCAATACTTCTGAGTTAACATGTGtcctgaaagcgaaaattctttaGGGAATCCCAAGGCAATCATACTATTAAGTGGTAAACGTAAGGCTGGCAAAGACTACATTGCCAGTTTATTGTTTCAAAGGTATTTTCAATCAGATGTTTGCAAAATAACATAATTTGCATCTAATTTCATTGagtaattatttctttcacaTCAACTCATGCCCATTTCTTTCAGATTTGGGACTAAAGATTGTACAATTATTCGGCTATCTGGCCCATTAAAGGAAAGATATGCTTTAGTAAGTAAGCACTTGGAGATAATGTTCTGTATAATTGTAAGGTGACTTGCTGTCATCTCTTATTTAATTTAGAATGCTCTTTCTCTGTAACGCATAATTTTTGCCTTGGAATCTCAAcagtttcattattaaaattcctaaagttaatattttattcaaattctggcaaaatgaatttaatttttgttataattatatCACTAATATGCTAAacaaaaaatactgcaaaatagtacaactatgggccactttttgatgttttcaatgaaaattccgtgtacatctttaatttagaaatttgaggactttagcaatggtagctatacatctcgtttttggaatgaaatttttaaaaaaaatctaagttggaaagaagaggaaggggaatttttCCCCCATGGCCCATAGTTTTACCCTTAtagggtacaactatgggccacctcaCTTTAACCtagaaaaaactgaaaacttgATCCGCAGCAATGGTGATTTTCAACTTatcaattgaaggcaaagctggcgtattaagcagtaagttagtGCCTGTGTCTCGATGTCGTAACGCGGCTGTTGATATACGACAGATATCAACAGAGTTGATATGTTCTGCCTTAGTCCCAgttaagggcagtaacttactgtttgtcacaatcaaaatattttgaaataattatattttcggttaaaaaaaattgtaagttaattttcttttgttgtttttatttaaaaaagtcatGTTCATCTAGGAATAAACTAAATTTCTTGTAAGCCTTTCAATTAATCTTATTGTAACGACCTCAGTTCTCTTGCATTTTCGAATACATACCATGATTTTGTTGTCCCGTGGATGACAAACATGATATTACAGGATTCTAATTAAAACCTGTTttccatttattttcaattttgtaatgcttaaacattacataaatatatgtaacttattATGCCCATCATTGGTATACTAGgaaataacatttatttatttttaaggaaaataatttagATTATGAAAAGCTGCTTGATTCATCTGATTACAAAGAGCTTCATCGTGCCAAAATGATACAGTGGGGAGAAGAAATCAGAAACAAAGATCCTGCCTACTTTTGTAGACATGCCATTGTACAAGCTGAGGCAAGGTCCAAAGGCATTTGGGTTGTGAGTGATGCCAGGAGGAAATCAGACATAGATTTCTTTTGCAAGCATTTTCCGGAAGCAACGATGACCATCAGGATAAATGCTTTGGAAGAAATAAGAAAGAAGAGAGGATGGAATTTTACTGAaggtaaaatattatttaatattaacaCTAGAATTATGGCAATTTTGTATACCCCTAGAAATATGGCGGGGTCATTTTCACCCCCACTAATGAAATCGGTGTAGTTTCCTACataatttcatacattttcaaaaatgaagttaaaataaactaatttataataattactattttttttgagGATAGAGAAGTTTTAAATctatataatgaaatatttaaaaaaaatttttttaagtgacaTTGAAATATCTAGCGTTGTTTTGGTTTCATTAAGAACATTTTAGAAATCTACAACAAATTAAGtgaataatttatcaaattttgcagaaaatagttttaaacccaAATATTTAAGTAGAtgaatggttttctttttttttttactaaaagtgAAAACAACAAATAATTGTACTTACAAGGTTATTTGTCTGCGCAGCATTTTTTGCACGAGCTAATCTTTCTAATTTTCTATTCACAAAATCGACATACAGATATCTTACAGTCAGGGCTCGagatttttttgatgtttttaaaaaaatcaaaaaagtcgaattttttaaatttaaaccagattttttaaatttttaaaaaatgttcaaaaatttgtggatattaattattttatttataaacatcATGCATTTCATATAATAGATGAatctattcaataatattttaagatttataaatacgttataatctatcttatacatataaaatctgagtatctatctatctatgtccaagcttcttctcccgaacgacagtgaactgaccatcgaaccaggtaccgatggattcgtcatcttcccgtcttcatgtttggctatttaacataatcctccgataataattagcggatatatcaattaaaaatgattaattatgactcttagatttcaaaataaaatccatatttttcgaaggctttcctccgttcaaattattattcagtgcttcaactcaactttccggatgaacgcttttattaaaatttacagcgtgaagaaaatcattgagatgaaagatctgttgccatttctttttctcgaatatgaacaggtaaaattcttgtttttgttttgaggcttttcctgtaatcagggtgtttaagttgtttacttttcgattattttgccgtaatctgcagcaaaattttgctgtttttttttttttttttttgttcaagcctgattgttaaatacgcgtcacatgacataactttcattttcgaggaggaccgtgcacgtcgtaaagtaaatgagtgatttacatgcagtttatttttagttacctaaccttagttaaaccttgctttacgcgcatttatttattccttaacgcgttagaaactagtgtcagtgtactacaaaagcatcaactggactgctcttacattttttaggtagcccgtgcaacgccgggcacgcagctagtactattataaagagagagagcagCTATATATGTTTGTGGTatgtgtttatatgtttgaggtaatcttcggaaccactgcacctatttgaaaaattccttcactacgCGAAaagtgcattcttactgagtgacataggcaataaattatgcatatatatattagggtggtccaaaatttcgaaggtgaaaattttttgagtcctaccctcccattttgttccaatgtattaaaaaataaatcagacaaaatttgaaaacatttcgataatatttagaggtagctcaacgcaGATAAAGTTTTTATCAttgccagggttcgtacgggtcatggaaatcctggaaagtcatgggaaaaaaataagcaaatttcagacctggaaaagtcatggaaaattgaaattttcattgaaagtcatggaaattgatttcaagtcatggaaaaatgtcctgaacaaagagaaagtaacagtaactaaaggagcattagaaatcttgagtgatttaacagtatagcacataaaagctattaaaagtggaaaattgaacaatcccaaaatcaaatctgaattttgaaatctcattgcatccacttctgtcgcagccgcttgtctttttttgcgatgtgattttactgcttggacatcatttattttgaatttactgttattttctaCACTTCttttgtttcatattctgtagtagcgaaatttcatgttcttagttttgccacacccactcaaaaaaaaaagc is a window from the Uloborus diversus isolate 005 chromosome 6, Udiv.v.3.1, whole genome shotgun sequence genome containing:
- the LOC129223982 gene encoding phosphomevalonate kinase-like, whose translation is MCPESENSLGNPKAIILLSGKRKAGKDYIASLLFQRFGTKDCTIIRLSGPLKERYALENNLDYEKLLDSSDYKELHRAKMIQWGEEIRNKDPAYFCRHAIVQAEARSKGIWVVSDARRKSDIDFFCKHFPEATMTIRINALEEIRKKRGWNFTEGVDDVESECGLDTFDSWDFRIDNNDSHKTLLDVEIIVAAMKQLKNLNSTIST